Genomic segment of Deltaproteobacteria bacterium:
AACCACTTCGAGCAGCGCCGTGGGCTTGCCTTCAGGGTCCAATACGCCCAAGGCCTGAAGAATCGTCGCACGATCGGCGGCCCACGGCTTGTCTTCGGGCATGGGCAGGCGCACGGCCAGGAATCCCCAGGCGGTTCCGACCTGGTGATTGCCCTTCTGCATGTGGCAGTTCTGGCACGTCGGGGCGGCGGCCGTGTCGGGCAGCAACTTGGCCTGCTTCAGTAGAAAGCGCACGCCATGCTTGGAAGAGCTATACATTTCCCATTGGGGATGATCCATGCCCATGTGACAGGTGCGGCAGGACTGGGGTTGCCGGGCTTCTTCGACCGAAAACAGGTGTCGAGTATGACAGGCGTCACAGGAAGCATTGCCGAAACCGGATCCCTCTTTTTCCAGAGCCTTCATATCTTCTTCGGTCTTGAGCCCGAGTTTGTGACAGCCGCCGCAACCTTTCATACCCTCCATCAAGGCCATGGGTTGCCAATGAGCGGTGGGCATGCTTTTCATCACAAGCCAGGCTTTGGCGTGCTTACCGGCCGTGAATTGGGTGACCTGTTCCTCGTGACACTCGGCGCACGTCTTGGGGGTGGCCATGACCGCCTTTTCCACGTCGTCGGCGGATACGTGCCGATCTCCGTGACAGTTGGTGCAGGATACGTCGTGTTCGCTGTGGGTGCTCAGTCGCCAATCCCCGACCAGCCGCTCATTGAGTTTTGCATGGCATTCGATGCAGGCGTCGGAAGAGAGCGTCGCCGCATGGGTGAGGCCGGTCGAGCAGAGCCATGTTATCATCAAACCGATCAGAAGATACGGCCAAGGATTTCGATGCATGTTCCTATCCTTTCTCTACAAGAGTACCCTATAGATATCATTTCAACGGGCATTCCTCTGTCCAATATACTGAAAAGCGGGAGATCTTGTCTAAATAAAAACGTGAGCCGCGTTGGGAGAGAATGGGGCATGATGCAAATAATAGGCTCCGTCTGCTC
This window contains:
- a CDS encoding cytochrome C, producing MITWLCSTGLTHAATLSSDACIECHAKLNERLVGDWRLSTHSEHDVSCTNCHGDRHVSADDVEKAVMATPKTCAECHEEQVTQFTAGKHAKAWLVMKSMPTAHWQPMALMEGMKGCGGCHKLGLKTEEDMKALEKEGSGFGNASCDACHTRHLFSVEEARQPQSCRTCHMGMDHPQWEMYSSSKHGVRFLLKQAKLLPDTAAAPTCQNCHMQKGNHQVGTAWGFLAVRLPMPEDKPWAADRATILQALGVLDPEGKPTALLEVVQKADLARLSQETWSNEREKMISTCRQCHSENFAKAELAKGDDMIRHADRLMAEAILIVAGLYKDGVLEKPETYAYPFPNLLTFHDAATVIEQDLFIMFLKHRMRVFQGAFHANPDYALWYGWSEMVRDLTEIKESASTLREKAKK